Genomic window (Corticium candelabrum chromosome 3, ooCorCand1.1, whole genome shotgun sequence):
TTGCTACTGCAAGAAATGGTCTAGAGAGTCGTGTGTTCCAGGTAATTATATTGGTTTGTTTATGCATTGTGGTGTTTTCTTAGCTTATAGTTTGTGTATAGCATCTCAAGATGCTACTAATATGGTCACTGCTTGTAAATGTCCACCTAAGAATTTTCTTGGAGAGATATGCTACTTGGGAGGACACCACAACGTGACTCAGTTGAATAGTCCAAAAACGTTTCTTCCGAGCAATGCCAGCCCTGATCTCTCTTCGGTCAACAAAAGTAAGAGACTTCCTTAGAATtagctgttgctgctgtactTCTACTTGCACATGGTCAAACGCAGCAATTAACATACTGAGTGTTttctgcatgtgtatgtgtacgcAGCGTAGAAATGTGGCAGGAACTCCGTGGCTGCTTTCCTGTTGTATGGGGACATAAGTGATACGAGGCCCGTGTATCAACTCAAAAGTCAATGCATTTTTAGCAGCTGTACTTTGAAGTAGGAgggctggtcacgtgacttagaGATACGGATAGTCCACTTTTGTCTGCGTGTGCATGTTCACTGAGGTAATTAgttttcttgtttctgttgctacTTGTGTCTGTTGGCACCTTAGAGACACATGCACCGATGCGCGATGTGTCCCACAATCGTTTTTGTGCATGGAGAACTTACGCGGTTTCAAGAGACCAACAGGTGGGTGCTAGATTTCCACAGCGTTAGCAGGCATTTGCTTGCCCTGCCGAGAAGGCGTTGATCTAGCTTTTGTGCGGTGAACATCGTCTTCTACGCCTGTACAGATGCCAGTAAATTTTTCTGCTGTCTCATCATCTCACTTGTGTCCTTTCCTGCTGCTTCAATAGGCTATTAGCTACTGCAATATCAACAACTTGTGAGCGTCGCTAATTCCTTTCTGAATTGTACACCGTCGAGAACTTGGTTAAATATTATTCTATTGTCAATGTGACGTCGAAGTCACCGTCGATGACGCTGGCgtttcacaatattgacgttgACATCAAAGTCAGACGTTGACGACCACTTCGAGGTCGAGGTTAATGTTGTAACCGGCCCTCATCCGGAGgacaacagaacaacaatTGTATTGTAGCGAGCGTTTGGACTGCACATGCGCAAGGCAGGGCAACACTCCAccatattaataatttatctttttgtttgaTTACATGGCAGCCTGATGTAATGTCGTTTTTGTTAGTGCGAGCAACAGCAAGCCCGTCAGTGATATCAAGGTCTGTTTCAGGTATTCagataaatacatatatactgtacatacatttGTTGTTACTTAGGTAAatttacatacatagatatacatacatagatatacatacatacggtTCTCATTGCCCGCCATTTTGCCTCATGAACTGGTTCGTCCATTCAACATAAGTTGGCCAATCTATACCAACATATGATCggacgcatgcatgcagcgaTGCGTGCTGCCGATGTACGCAGCCATGCGTCTTCGCCACGCCAGTTGAAGTAACGCATAGGCGGATAGAGATAGGGGAGGGGTCCTGGGGTTAGGACATCCTCCACTTCAACAACACGCCTACCGCAGCCgaaatcttgtttgttgtattattgAAGTGAACgtacattaatattttgaTGGATGGTTAATTCGCTCAATGTCTATAATTATCTGGTTTGGGGGCGTGGCCAATGATACAACTGGACCACCACTTTCGAAAAATTCTGTATCCGCGCCTAGTAACGCGACAGTATACAGAGAACAACCGAACCGAACAACAATACACTAATTGTAAATAACGAACGTCTGAACTGCATGCACTGGAAGTCAGCGCCACAGTACGGTACAATTTGTAGACTTGTCTTTCTGTTCGAGTAGACATTGCAACTTGATGTAATTTCTTTTGTGTTAGAGCTTGCAACTGCAAGTCCACCTGTGACATCAAGGCCTAATTCAGGTATGCGTATACTAAAGATATTCAAAATTATGCAaatcacatgcatgcacgtacgCGTACGCGAAAACACCGCGTCATATACAGTGAGAtaacatcaattaattaaggaataGGTACTGATTGGGTCTTGCTTTTTAACGATTTTCGAACTGCGTTATGCGCTTGGAAATCTACCAACAGTTTTTATGCATTGCAATCTTTTGCATTCAGATGACAACAAGAATGTGGGAATAATAGCTGGAGCCGGTACACTGTCCTGTTTCGTTGTCATCCTGTTAGTACTTGCTGTGTACTTTTTCTATCGACGGAAACGATTGAAGTATGTATTTCCGTATCGTTAATTAATACTTCACACTACTGTATTTCATATGCTAATATGTTTAGTGCTGTAGAAGGTGACAATGAATGTGATACAATGGAAATAAAACTAGACGAACAAAAAGAAACGCGCCGTGTTGTCGACTACGAAGTAGTGTCTGcccctcctcctctctccGACGTACTGACAACGAATCCAGGATATGGAAAATCATCCGTGATCGACAATCCGGCGTACAATGTGGCAATCATTGCGAATCAAGGCGACCAACAGTAGAATGCGATTtcattatctaattaattagttatttattagttaGTAGTGAAGTTCATTTTTAGTAATCAAGGACTAAGatgttaaaaatattaattagctaGAAAAGGTAGTAACAGTTGCACATTTTTTCATGCAAAAAGACTATCATATCTAGGCCATTAATTACAGAGAGATATGCTTGTTTCAATTAGTAATTTGTGGCAGGTATACTTGTGGCACAGTCTAAGTTAGGTAGCTATGACCTAGACTCGctctcgtcattccccggattgtcaaccCGTTTCAGAGAGTAATATAGAGGGGACGGCAGAGGCgagagagactggctcgagtctatgTATGACATTGTTTTTTGTAAAACGCTGCTGCGTTAGAATTATAATTTTACAGCGTTTAGTTATTGACTTGTAACGCCAGCAATGCCGTGAAATGTGCCCGTGTGACCGGTGGCTGCcatctagcgcgcgttagctaACACACACTGTTACATGCGACCGTCTTTTTTACGCGTACACTTTGCCATACATCTGAGCATTTTTGCAAGCACCcttttgttggtttgtgttaTCTTATTTTATATTTGACTGGTAGCTAATGGCTAGTGCTCATGCATCCAGTTGTTCCTGTTGCTGACCTTGACTGTTCGACCTCATCGAAATATAGCGAAGCTGAAATAGTTCTCAGAGACAAGGTTCCGTCTTCGTATCACTAGATTGATTTGAACGGTTTGTCAGATGGAATATAAGGACGCAGCAGTGTAAgaaattgttattaattaattaatatattgtatgATGATACTGATCATATGGTATTGATATTTCTACATTGTAGTGTATGCAGAGTATCACTCATTCTTAtgtaattgattgattaacCGATGAATCATGCACATACAAGTGAATGGTTCTATTTGGGATCTTCTGTTTTCAtattatttatcatttattgTTACATGATATTATGttagtgtttgtattttgGTATCTATTTCTCAGCAAGTCTATAATAATAATCTTATTTCTTTCACATCATTTACATGACGTAGTTCCCACTATAGCAACCACACTAACACatacacagtacacacacacgcacacacacacacacacgcgcacgcgcgcacacacacgcacgcacacacacgcacacacacacacacacacacacacaccagtgtggaaaataacggttGGACATGGAAAATATTctaccaaatgtgttgtttgtccaaccAAATACTGCAGGGGTGTTGGAAGTGTCCGGACAGAGCGTCCATCCGTATGCGTAGATGATAGTGTAGACCTTGACTCCCATGGTGTTAATTTCTTGAGCACAGGTGCCTTCTAGCATGATTTATACAAAGAAACCTCAGCCAGAACATACTGTAGTTGTCCACTAACATTGTTTGCTTTCACTTTGGGTCAGGTAAGTTTATCATACGAACCTGTGTTTGTTGAGAAACCACTTAGTAGGTGCTGCTATTCTAAATCCCTTAATTTGCAACGCAAGACTATGAGAATCACAGTACAGTACGCAGACTGCTATGAAATAACAAGTCAACATTCTAACAAAAGTTTCCCTTTCTTAGCTCGGTAGATCCATTACTATGGTAAAACTCTCATGTAACAAGAAACACTGGAATGCAATTCCACCATTGAGATAATTGGTGGCATCCCCTCTTGTGACTATTTAGCACTAAACTATAGCATATAGGC
Coding sequences:
- the LOC134177434 gene encoding uncharacterized protein LOC134177434, producing the protein MVNSTKCNQGSGPCSNYVCYEWKQIFGTRRDVALETIFSIPPDMLLQVYKYSGNTEEFIGEATNCFPSSVFAIAIANCTGFSVRFVDETCEESKLSSTVVTTFYYSTRMVSESRLDDCQRSSCGNASCFSLANIHTMGYRCYCKKWSRESCVPASQDATNMVTACKCPPKNFLGEICYLGGHHNVTQLNSPKTFLPSNASPDLSSVNKMRATASPSVISRSVSELATASPPVTSRPNSDDNKNVGIIAGAGTLSCFVVILLVLAVYFFYRRKRLNAVEGDNECDTMEIKLDEQKETRRVVDYEVVSAPPPLSDVLTTNPGYGKSSVIDNPAYNVAIIANQGDQQ